A section of the Osmia lignaria lignaria isolate PbOS001 chromosome 16, iyOsmLign1, whole genome shotgun sequence genome encodes:
- the bdg gene encoding sodium-dependent transporter bedraggled isoform X3, with product MTSTEDGDLIDLGNDICVPRVSIEDCSSDEQEHLLDVCPPKLEETLSLTRKQEQVQSISDNGYVLVTLGHDQVVPIRKRIDVVSSDTIKRVRDITRNLEPVIRKTCSDINEEHQDTVDHGSASTREDGHCSTEKQEDETFEAQEINNAFNFLTEHDDTEEQTELNGNGLTTEDEDLLKCRRASSWKNVDSNNPAFELPTSLNIPCENVSRKIKSISVDRELEAGSKAAVKKRCEEQTSKKGGIFQHMHRKSWTEGSTFDSLPQDTFSRFHRSPSLREYNCGPSTSTNGIHRQTSFTLSCSTGDEVDTNPEDGCSECSEVDWSWLEEVECPRATESLAPVAVDAVQENPERGGSASPTSENARRRRGCEHRATDAGCSGAMSVSGTVKSLLVVGGSRWSASDPLPVPNDTEQDETTGCNASNETIDRETRDTGGTLVNSWVRASMRRLRHLRLPEGTDRQRSTDSTNHRAGTIVSAPNSLPDIALIAPEILAAQTNGTSGTLLRPSSAPVRNVHGSSLVSPRRGGRQFRGSRSQANRSREVSSRQSSVLSTTTGSDTITSGTTTCSSSFGGASTSPPSSTATSPQRIASRRICERQRDVDRDEDRGEDEDEDANPLGKWPHALSPALACLSCTLGLFNISRFSILSIQFGANFIVQFLILSLVLGIPLLTLHVCLGQRLAAGSVDMWRISPLFQGVGIALLIAQAFIGIYSIIGVSWMFVYFRDSFITKQDKYRWAEPFSFYREDKPAQNNSNLHKLYETVPDYFSGVVLQRHQLNESDTGVVTLKFQVAFNLAVVWMIVFVSLSKGLRSYGKVVYVFTLVPVFGTLVLCTKLLGLTPPGSIHQLFPATVWAEFFINGKSWVAASIEVFLTWGLLGAAAMQIAAHNKHKHLLQRDTSLVIVLTIVVLLLAAFLANTCVQILKHYGYIYIPSSFERISSYVFMRPVNQPAPPGYSSTPERFMTHASFIVGERVTRPGADFTTESGYQALRLSTELFPATLALLGTEQVSPFWAVLFYFILILFGIAQQLAIWHCVITGIMAINAKMMKLWETTITFFSCACAYILGLPMATELGIHVVYYLDYTIGGTWWIMILYLVQVGAVFAVRGRPHSGEAVVAELFPPTGRCLRHWAGPLLSFTWNVVLPVILMVLSITVFKNAGFRELYSYRRSAREYWAIWTRQLGAAIQLIPILTIPVVAIIQTCRYLNNGPPDIFDRIQLLYRPSLEPDDPRDTQTHIGNDTGTSIHGNGIVPTSTEVPFEDPPPKYTPPPSYTTATGARIAKMLRQSFRRSVRRIANVLGESSAPRQRPALQPPPPDYATVLVEMNQGRQTQDVTIHVSESRTENNGNVRNNATERHRPNTIDRTTRINMVGCSLERAHSTLERVRRPCTTSSSSSNLTAVDVANLLRSSIRRGTTRTQQSLRRSFCHDEPTAAASVENLVEAAAPIGEESLVLPKDVSLVSNEQANDNSDDKKTARETDDSVSVI from the exons ATGACTTCCACCGAGGACGGTGATCTGATCGATCTCGGGAACGATATCTGCGTGCCAAGGGTGTCGATCGAAGATTGCTCGTCCGACGAGCAGGAACATCTTCTGGACGTGTGTCCACCGAAACTAGAGGAAACGCTGTCGTTGACCAGAAAGCAGGAACAAGTGCAGAGCATCAGCGACAATGGTTACGTATTGGTCACCCTGGGTCACGATCAAGTGGTACCGATTCGTAAGAGGATCGACGTGGTCTCGTCGGACACGATAAAAAGGGTTCGCGACATTACCAGGAACTTAGAACCAGTTATAAGGAAGACCTGTTCCGATATTAATGAGGAGCATCAGGACACGGTCGATCATGGGAGCGCGTCGACTCGCGAAGACGGTCATTGTTCTACCGAAAAGCAGGAGGACGAAACGTTCGAGGCGCAGGAGATCAACAATGCCTTCAACTTTCTCACAGAACACGACGATACCGAGGAGCAGACCGAATTAAATGGTAACGGATTAACGACAGAGGACGAAGATCTGTTAAAATGTCGTCGAGCATCGAGTTGGAAAAACGTGGACTCGAATAATCCAGCCTTCGAATTGCCCACGAGTTTGAACATACCTTGCGAGAACGTATCGAGAAAGATTAAATCGATCTCCGTCGATCGTGAACTGGAAGCAGGTAGCAAGGCTGCTGTTAAGAAACGTTGCGAAGAGCAAACGAGCAAGAAAGGAGGAATTTTTCAGCACATGCATCGTAAATCGTGGACGGAGGGGAGTACGTTCGATAGTTTGCCACAGGACACGTTTTCTCGATTTCATAGATCGCCCAGTTTGAGGGAGTACAATTGTGGACCATCGACCTCCACCAATGGAATTCATAGACAGACTAGTTTTACATTGAG CTGTTCAACGGGGGATGAGGTAGACACGAATCCAGAGGACGGATGTTCCGAGTGTTCGGAAGTAGACTGGTCGTGGCTGGAGGAAGTGGAGTGTCCACGGGCTACGGAGTCGTTAGCACCGGTTGCGGTTGACGCGGTACAAGAGAATCCTGAACGAGGAGGGAGCGCATCCCCCACCAGTGAAAATGCGAGGCGCAGGCGCGGTTGCGAGCACCGTGCTACCGATGCGGGTTGCAGTGGCGCGATGTCCGTCTCTGGGACGGTGAAGTCCCTCCTGGTGGTCGGTGGTTCTCGATGGTCGGCCTCCGATCCTCTGCCCGTACCGAACGACACCGAACAAGATGAAACGACGGGTTGCAACGCGAGCAACGAAACGATCGATCGTGAAACACGCGACACCGGTGGTACCCTGGTTAATTCTTGGGTACGAGCCTCGATGAGACGTCTCCGCCACCTGAGACTACCGGAAGGAACGGACCGGCAACGGAGCACCGATTCGACGAACCATCGCGCCGGTACGATCGTGTCTGCGCCGAACTCTTTACCGGACATCGCTCTGATCGCTCCAGAGATTCTTGCCGCCCAGACGAACGGTACATCCGGCACCCTGCTCAGGCCGTCTAGCGCACCCGTTCGAAACGTCCACGGTTCGAGCCTGGTGTCCCCGCGAAGGGGTGGTCGACAATTTCGAGGAAGTCGATCGCAAGCGAACAGAAGCCGGGAAGTTTCGTCGAGGCAGAGCAGTGTCCTCTCGACGACTACCGGCAGCGACACGATCACCTCAGGAACCACGACGTGTTCCAGCTCTTTCGGCGGCGCTTCCACCAGTCCACCTTCCAGCACGGCAACCAGTCCGCAACGTATCGCTTCTAGACG GATATGCGAAAGGCAAAGAGACGTCGACAGAGACGAGGACCGAGGAGAGGACGAGGATGAGGATGCAAATCCATTGGGGAAGTGGCCGCATGCTCTTAGTCCAGCCTTGGCGTGTCTCAGTTGCACCCTTGGTCTTTTTAATATAAGTAGATTCTCTATACTTAGCATACAATTCGGAG CAAACTTCATTGTACAATTTTTGATTTTGTCCTTGGTATTGGGCATTCCGCTTCTTACATTACACGTTTGTCTCGGGCAAAGATTAGCGGCTGGATCCGTGGATATGTGGAGAATTTCGCCCTTGTTTCAGGGTGTTGGTATAGCTCTCTTAATTGCACAAGCCTTTATTGGTATTTATAGTATCATTGGTGTGTCCTGGATGTTCGTGTACTTTAG GGATTCGTTTATAACGAAACAGGACAAGTACCGATGGGCAGAACCGTTTTCTTTCTACAGAGAAGACAAACCTGCACAGAATAACAGCAACTTGCACAAACTTTATGAAACAGTACCGGATTACTTCAGCGGAGTTGTTTTACAAAGGCATCAATTAAACGAATCGGACACCGGTGTCGTAACGTTAAAATTTCAGGTCGCTTTTAATTTAGCCGTTGTATGGATGATCGTGTTTGTATCGTTAAGTAAAG GTTTAAGATCGTATGGTAAAGTAGTATACGTTTTTACACTGGTACCTGTGTTTGGTACTTTGGTTCTTTGTACAAAACTACTTGGTCTCACACCTCCGGGTTCTATACATCAACTCTTTCCCGCCACCGTCTGGGCTGAGTTTTTCATTAATGGAAAATCATGGGTAGCAGCATCCATCGAGGTTTTTCTCACCTGGGGATTGCTCGGTGCAGCTGCCATGCAG ATAGCTGCTCATAATAAGCACAAACATTTACTACAACGGGACACGAGCCTCGTGATAGTACTAACCATCGTGGTTCTACTTCTCGCGGCTTTCCTAGCTAATACTTGTGTACAAATTCTCAAGCATTACGGTTACATTTACATACCAAGTTCGTTCG AAAGAATATCGTCGTACGTGTTTATGAGACCAGTGAACCAACCAGCACCGCCAGGGTACAGTAGTACACCGGAGAGATTTATGACCCACGCCTCGTTCATCGTTGGGGAACGCGTAACTCGTCCTGGCGCGGATTTTACAACGGAATCTGGTTACCAAGCGTTAAGACTTTCCACCGAATTATTTCCAGCGACACTAGCGTTACTTGGCACGGAGCAGGTGTCGCCTTTTTGGGCAGTCCTTTTCTATTTTATCCTTATTCTCTTTGGAATAGCTCAACAG CTAGCGATATGGCATTGCGTGATAACTGGTATCATGGCTATCAACGCAAAAATGATGAAGCTATGGGAAACTACCATCACGTTTTTCAGCTGTGCTTGCGCTTACATCTTGGGTTTGCCGATGGCCACAGag TTGGGGATACACGTCGTTTATTATCTTGATTATACAATTGGTGGAACTTGGTGGATCATGATTTTGTACTTGGTGCAAGTCGGTGCTGTATTTGCGGTTCGTGGTCGTCCACATAGCGGTGAAGCTGTAGTTGCTGAATTATTTCCACCAACTGGTCGATGTCTCAGACACTGGGCTGGTCCTCTCTTATCGTTCACGTGGAACGTTGTGCTGCCTGTTATTCTTATG GTACTTAGCATTACGGTATTCAAGAATGCTGGATTCCGAGAACTTTATTCTTATCGTCGTTCAGCCAGAGAATATTGGGCGATATGGACGAGACAACTTGGGGCTGCTATTCAACTAATACCAATTCTAACGATACCAGTGGTGGCTATAATCCAAACCTGTCGATACCTGAACAACGGTCCACCCGATATATTTGAT AGAATTCAGTTGCTGTATCGACCGTCCTTGGAACCGGATGACCCAAGGGATACGCAAACGCATATTGGAAACGATACGGGTACCAGCATCCACGGTAATGGGATCGTGCCAACCAGCACGGAAGTACCGTTCGAGGATCCACCGCCTAAATATACGCCTCCTCCGAGTTATACAACGGCAACGGGCGCGAGGATAGCGAAGATGTTGCGTCAAAGTTTTCGAAGAAGCGTGAGACGAATAGCGAACGTACTCGGCGAGAGTAGCGCTCCGAGACAAAGACCGGCCTTACAACCTCCGCCACCCGATTACGCGACCGTCCTGGTGGAAATGAATCAAGGCAGACAAACTCAGGACGTGACGATTCACGTGTCCGAGTCGAGAACCGAGAACAACGGAAACGTTCGAAACAATGCTACCGAGAGACATCGACCTAACACGATCGACAGAACAACCAGAATCAATATGGTTGGCTGTTCGTTAGAGAGAGCTCATTCGACCTTGGAAAGAGTTCGACGACCGTGTACCACTTCGTCGAGCAGTTCGAACCTAACCGCAGTGGATGTTGCGAATTTACTTCGAAGTAGCAttagaagaggaacaacgaggACTCAACAGTCCCTACGTAGAAGTTTCTGCCACGACGAACCGACGGCGGCAGCGTCTGTTGAGAATCTAGTCGAGGCTGCAGCGCCGATCGGCGAAGAATCCTTGGTCCTTCCGAAGGACGTATCTCTAGTCTCCAATGAACAGGCTAACGATAATAGCGACGATAAAAAGACTGCCCGCGAAACGGATGATTCCGTTTCTGTGATATAG
- the bdg gene encoding sodium-dependent transporter bedraggled isoform X2: MTSTEDGDLIDLGNDICVPRVSIEDCSSDEQEHLLDVCPPKLEETLSLTRKQEQVQSISDNGYVLVTLGHDQVVPIRKRIDVVSSDTIKRVRDITRNLEPVIRKTCSDINEEHQDTVDHGSASTREDGHCSTEKQEDETFEAQEINNAFNFLTEHDDTEEQTELNGNGLTTEDEDLLKCRRASSWKNVDSNNPAFELPTSLNIPCENVSRKIKSISVDRELEAGSKAAVKKRCEEQTSKKGGIFQHMHRKSWTEGSTFDSLPQDTFSRFHRSPSLREYNCGPSTSTNGIHRQTSFTLSCSTGDEVDTNPEDGCSECSEVDWSWLEEVECPRATESLAPVAVDAVQENPERGGSASPTSENARRRRGCEHRATDAGCSGAMSVSGTVKSLLVVGGSRWSASDPLPVPNDTEQDETTGCNASNETIDRETRDTGGTLVNSWVRASMRRLRHLRLPEGTDRQRSTDSTNHRAGTIVSAPNSLPDIALIAPEILAAQTNGTSGTLLRPSSAPVRNVHGSSLVSPRRGGRQFRGSRSQANRSREVSSRQSSVLSTTTGSDTITSGTTTCSSSFGGASTSPPSSTATSPQRIASRRICERQRDVDRDEDRGEDEDEDANPLGKWPHALSPALACLSCTLGLFNISRFSILSIQFGANFIVQFLILSLVLGIPLLTLHVCLGQRLAAGSVDMWRISPLFQGVGIALLIAQAFIGIYSIIGVSWMFVYFRDSFITKQDKYRWAEPFSFYREDKPAQNNSNLHKLYETVPDYFSGVVLQRHQLNESDTGVVTLKFQVAFNLAVVWMIVFVSLSKGLRSYGKVVYVFTLVPVFGTLVLCTKLLGLTPPGSIHQLFPATVWAEFFINGKSWVAASIEVFLTWGLLGAAAMQIAAHNKHKHLLQRDTSLVIVLTIVVLLLAAFLANTCVQILKHYGYIYIPSSFERISSYVFMRPVNQPAPPGYSSTPERFMTHASFIVGERVTRPGADFTTESGYQALRLSTELFPATLALLGTEQVSPFWAVLFYFILILFGIAQQLAIWHCVITGIMAINAKMMKLWETTITFFSCACAYILGLPMATELGIHVVYYLDYTIGGTWWIMILYLVQVGAVFAVRGRPHSGEAVVAELFPPTGRCLRHWAGPLLSFTWNVVLPVILMVLSITVFKNAGFRELYSYRRSAREYWAIWTRQLGAAIQLIPILTIPVVAIIQTCRYLNNGPPDIFDVRVRRIQLLYRPSLEPDDPRDTQTHIGNDTGTSIHGNGIVPTSTEVPFEDPPPKYTPPPSYTTATGARIAKMLRQSFRRSVRRIANVLGESSAPRQRPALQPPPPDYATVLVEMNQGRQTQDVTIHVSESRTENNGNVRNNATERHRPNTIDRTTRINMVGCSLERAHSTLERVRRPCTTSSSSSNLTAVDVANLLRSSIRRGTTRTQQSLRRSFCHDEPTAAASVENLVEAAAPIGEESLVLPKDVSLVSNEQANDNSDDKKTARETDDSVSVI; encoded by the exons ATGACTTCCACCGAGGACGGTGATCTGATCGATCTCGGGAACGATATCTGCGTGCCAAGGGTGTCGATCGAAGATTGCTCGTCCGACGAGCAGGAACATCTTCTGGACGTGTGTCCACCGAAACTAGAGGAAACGCTGTCGTTGACCAGAAAGCAGGAACAAGTGCAGAGCATCAGCGACAATGGTTACGTATTGGTCACCCTGGGTCACGATCAAGTGGTACCGATTCGTAAGAGGATCGACGTGGTCTCGTCGGACACGATAAAAAGGGTTCGCGACATTACCAGGAACTTAGAACCAGTTATAAGGAAGACCTGTTCCGATATTAATGAGGAGCATCAGGACACGGTCGATCATGGGAGCGCGTCGACTCGCGAAGACGGTCATTGTTCTACCGAAAAGCAGGAGGACGAAACGTTCGAGGCGCAGGAGATCAACAATGCCTTCAACTTTCTCACAGAACACGACGATACCGAGGAGCAGACCGAATTAAATGGTAACGGATTAACGACAGAGGACGAAGATCTGTTAAAATGTCGTCGAGCATCGAGTTGGAAAAACGTGGACTCGAATAATCCAGCCTTCGAATTGCCCACGAGTTTGAACATACCTTGCGAGAACGTATCGAGAAAGATTAAATCGATCTCCGTCGATCGTGAACTGGAAGCAGGTAGCAAGGCTGCTGTTAAGAAACGTTGCGAAGAGCAAACGAGCAAGAAAGGAGGAATTTTTCAGCACATGCATCGTAAATCGTGGACGGAGGGGAGTACGTTCGATAGTTTGCCACAGGACACGTTTTCTCGATTTCATAGATCGCCCAGTTTGAGGGAGTACAATTGTGGACCATCGACCTCCACCAATGGAATTCATAGACAGACTAGTTTTACATTGAG CTGTTCAACGGGGGATGAGGTAGACACGAATCCAGAGGACGGATGTTCCGAGTGTTCGGAAGTAGACTGGTCGTGGCTGGAGGAAGTGGAGTGTCCACGGGCTACGGAGTCGTTAGCACCGGTTGCGGTTGACGCGGTACAAGAGAATCCTGAACGAGGAGGGAGCGCATCCCCCACCAGTGAAAATGCGAGGCGCAGGCGCGGTTGCGAGCACCGTGCTACCGATGCGGGTTGCAGTGGCGCGATGTCCGTCTCTGGGACGGTGAAGTCCCTCCTGGTGGTCGGTGGTTCTCGATGGTCGGCCTCCGATCCTCTGCCCGTACCGAACGACACCGAACAAGATGAAACGACGGGTTGCAACGCGAGCAACGAAACGATCGATCGTGAAACACGCGACACCGGTGGTACCCTGGTTAATTCTTGGGTACGAGCCTCGATGAGACGTCTCCGCCACCTGAGACTACCGGAAGGAACGGACCGGCAACGGAGCACCGATTCGACGAACCATCGCGCCGGTACGATCGTGTCTGCGCCGAACTCTTTACCGGACATCGCTCTGATCGCTCCAGAGATTCTTGCCGCCCAGACGAACGGTACATCCGGCACCCTGCTCAGGCCGTCTAGCGCACCCGTTCGAAACGTCCACGGTTCGAGCCTGGTGTCCCCGCGAAGGGGTGGTCGACAATTTCGAGGAAGTCGATCGCAAGCGAACAGAAGCCGGGAAGTTTCGTCGAGGCAGAGCAGTGTCCTCTCGACGACTACCGGCAGCGACACGATCACCTCAGGAACCACGACGTGTTCCAGCTCTTTCGGCGGCGCTTCCACCAGTCCACCTTCCAGCACGGCAACCAGTCCGCAACGTATCGCTTCTAGACG GATATGCGAAAGGCAAAGAGACGTCGACAGAGACGAGGACCGAGGAGAGGACGAGGATGAGGATGCAAATCCATTGGGGAAGTGGCCGCATGCTCTTAGTCCAGCCTTGGCGTGTCTCAGTTGCACCCTTGGTCTTTTTAATATAAGTAGATTCTCTATACTTAGCATACAATTCGGAG CAAACTTCATTGTACAATTTTTGATTTTGTCCTTGGTATTGGGCATTCCGCTTCTTACATTACACGTTTGTCTCGGGCAAAGATTAGCGGCTGGATCCGTGGATATGTGGAGAATTTCGCCCTTGTTTCAGGGTGTTGGTATAGCTCTCTTAATTGCACAAGCCTTTATTGGTATTTATAGTATCATTGGTGTGTCCTGGATGTTCGTGTACTTTAG GGATTCGTTTATAACGAAACAGGACAAGTACCGATGGGCAGAACCGTTTTCTTTCTACAGAGAAGACAAACCTGCACAGAATAACAGCAACTTGCACAAACTTTATGAAACAGTACCGGATTACTTCAGCGGAGTTGTTTTACAAAGGCATCAATTAAACGAATCGGACACCGGTGTCGTAACGTTAAAATTTCAGGTCGCTTTTAATTTAGCCGTTGTATGGATGATCGTGTTTGTATCGTTAAGTAAAG GTTTAAGATCGTATGGTAAAGTAGTATACGTTTTTACACTGGTACCTGTGTTTGGTACTTTGGTTCTTTGTACAAAACTACTTGGTCTCACACCTCCGGGTTCTATACATCAACTCTTTCCCGCCACCGTCTGGGCTGAGTTTTTCATTAATGGAAAATCATGGGTAGCAGCATCCATCGAGGTTTTTCTCACCTGGGGATTGCTCGGTGCAGCTGCCATGCAG ATAGCTGCTCATAATAAGCACAAACATTTACTACAACGGGACACGAGCCTCGTGATAGTACTAACCATCGTGGTTCTACTTCTCGCGGCTTTCCTAGCTAATACTTGTGTACAAATTCTCAAGCATTACGGTTACATTTACATACCAAGTTCGTTCG AAAGAATATCGTCGTACGTGTTTATGAGACCAGTGAACCAACCAGCACCGCCAGGGTACAGTAGTACACCGGAGAGATTTATGACCCACGCCTCGTTCATCGTTGGGGAACGCGTAACTCGTCCTGGCGCGGATTTTACAACGGAATCTGGTTACCAAGCGTTAAGACTTTCCACCGAATTATTTCCAGCGACACTAGCGTTACTTGGCACGGAGCAGGTGTCGCCTTTTTGGGCAGTCCTTTTCTATTTTATCCTTATTCTCTTTGGAATAGCTCAACAG CTAGCGATATGGCATTGCGTGATAACTGGTATCATGGCTATCAACGCAAAAATGATGAAGCTATGGGAAACTACCATCACGTTTTTCAGCTGTGCTTGCGCTTACATCTTGGGTTTGCCGATGGCCACAGag TTGGGGATACACGTCGTTTATTATCTTGATTATACAATTGGTGGAACTTGGTGGATCATGATTTTGTACTTGGTGCAAGTCGGTGCTGTATTTGCGGTTCGTGGTCGTCCACATAGCGGTGAAGCTGTAGTTGCTGAATTATTTCCACCAACTGGTCGATGTCTCAGACACTGGGCTGGTCCTCTCTTATCGTTCACGTGGAACGTTGTGCTGCCTGTTATTCTTATG GTACTTAGCATTACGGTATTCAAGAATGCTGGATTCCGAGAACTTTATTCTTATCGTCGTTCAGCCAGAGAATATTGGGCGATATGGACGAGACAACTTGGGGCTGCTATTCAACTAATACCAATTCTAACGATACCAGTGGTGGCTATAATCCAAACCTGTCGATACCTGAACAACGGTCCACCCGATATATTTGATGTAAGGGTCCGA AGAATTCAGTTGCTGTATCGACCGTCCTTGGAACCGGATGACCCAAGGGATACGCAAACGCATATTGGAAACGATACGGGTACCAGCATCCACGGTAATGGGATCGTGCCAACCAGCACGGAAGTACCGTTCGAGGATCCACCGCCTAAATATACGCCTCCTCCGAGTTATACAACGGCAACGGGCGCGAGGATAGCGAAGATGTTGCGTCAAAGTTTTCGAAGAAGCGTGAGACGAATAGCGAACGTACTCGGCGAGAGTAGCGCTCCGAGACAAAGACCGGCCTTACAACCTCCGCCACCCGATTACGCGACCGTCCTGGTGGAAATGAATCAAGGCAGACAAACTCAGGACGTGACGATTCACGTGTCCGAGTCGAGAACCGAGAACAACGGAAACGTTCGAAACAATGCTACCGAGAGACATCGACCTAACACGATCGACAGAACAACCAGAATCAATATGGTTGGCTGTTCGTTAGAGAGAGCTCATTCGACCTTGGAAAGAGTTCGACGACCGTGTACCACTTCGTCGAGCAGTTCGAACCTAACCGCAGTGGATGTTGCGAATTTACTTCGAAGTAGCAttagaagaggaacaacgaggACTCAACAGTCCCTACGTAGAAGTTTCTGCCACGACGAACCGACGGCGGCAGCGTCTGTTGAGAATCTAGTCGAGGCTGCAGCGCCGATCGGCGAAGAATCCTTGGTCCTTCCGAAGGACGTATCTCTAGTCTCCAATGAACAGGCTAACGATAATAGCGACGATAAAAAGACTGCCCGCGAAACGGATGATTCCGTTTCTGTGATATAG